The following proteins are encoded in a genomic region of Actinomycetota bacterium:
- a CDS encoding twin-arginine translocation signal domain-containing protein, with the protein QLLCVLYEATAEELGFVPTSPQEETLEDMRRRTFLQGLGAVTGAAVTSALEPWQRLSAALHQPRRIDRQTVSELEHITLSLDA; encoded by the coding sequence CAGCTCCTCTGCGTCCTCTATGAGGCCACCGCCGAGGAATTGGGGTTCGTGCCGACATCGCCCCAGGAGGAGACACTAGAAGACATGCGACGACGAACCTTCCTGCAAGGCCTCGGGGCCGTCACCGGCGCTGCCGTCACCAGCGCTCTGGAGCCCTGGCAACGGCTGTCCGCCGCGCTTCACCAGCCACGCCGCATCGACCGCCAGACCGTCAGCGAGCTTGAGCACATCACCCTCAGCCTCGATGCCTAG